A region of the Sarcophilus harrisii chromosome 3, mSarHar1.11, whole genome shotgun sequence genome:
CTGACAGTTGGAAAGTTGGAAATGTTCCAATCAGTACTTTAAATGGAGACTAATGCTGGGACTACTGGTGCAGCTAGACATCTTCCCTGCTTTCATTCTGCTGGTTAAAATTCCTGAGAAATAAAGGATATATGGCAATTACAACATGCCATTATCTtccatattttcttaaaaatcaggTGTTGAGAATGGCTTTAAAGGCATACTGACATCTTGTAGAAAATGCCTATTGTTTCAGAGGGATTCTAAACCTTTACTTTTGCTAATCTTGAAGGGTGACATCAACCATCTTCTGTGTGACTCATGTTTACCTACTACACAGAATGAAGCAGAGCAGACATTTGAACATCTATCTAAAATACAGAGGGCTTTATATTAGTTTGTCATGagtcatttgcctttttttaatgtgttatttttcatttttaggacCTACTTCTCCATTCTACTTGTCACATATCTACTTCTAGGAATTTGTGCAGCAAATGATTCAAAACCAAACATTGTCTTGATAATGGCAGATGATCTTGGCATTGGGGATCTGGGATGTTATGGTAATGACACACTAAGGTAAGAGCTACACGTAATGACGATGTCAGTTTTATTTACTGAAAAGATAGTTTACTGGACAAGAATTAAAAATGCTGacatttatttcaagaaaaagaggaaaccaaGCATGAAATCATGCTTTGTGAAATTTGCATTTCACATCTCTTAGTGCTaagaagaatttggaaattactataggattttgttttgttcagaAATCAGTGTACTGAATGCATACATTTTCACCTTCAAAAATAATTCAGATATTCTCAGTggctaaacaaaaagtttcacCTATAACAATTCTAAAAATCAGAGTACTAGTaagtatttctaaatatattaaaaaatcccTGTTAAATATAGTCAATTGTCAATTACTTGTGATGATTAAAAGGCTGTAATGGTGTGAGCAATTTCAAAGTGGggaggaattaatttttttttgtttaaggaGCACATACCCTTCCTCATTCTTTGGGTCtacttaataaaattatttgacaCTACCAGGGTATACAACAGCTGATGGCAACAGATAAATATTCcagcaatataaaatattagaattttagagcttcaagggactttaaagatcatGTAATATAGTCCAACCCtattagataagaaaactgagacctggaagAAATTAGTTGTTTAGCATGTAAGCTTATTGAGAaaaagacaatttcatttttgtctttatttatacAGTTCTACCACCTTCCCTGTTGTTTAAcagacattttataattttttcctgaatttaattaaattaatatggCTTGTTCAAGGTATCAGACTCCTCATCATACTTTCATGTTTTCTAGTGCTTTTTTCACTTGTATAGTGAAAAGAACTTTAGACTAGAAGTTGGATATCTTGATTCCACTCCTTATTTTGAGGATAATTAGTTGTATGTGCACATGAATTGTCTTGACCTGTTTTGTTTGTGTTcgtttattttttctatatatgtaaaatcaggGAAGTGGGGTAAAAatccaagatcctttccagctctgaaattctatgattccatgagtCTAATGTCATAAGCATGATAGCATTTAAAACTGGGAGGAACCTCTAAGGTCATTTTACCCAAACAGTTTTTGTGTATAAagcaactaataataataataagaaaaatagctgacatttagATAATACTTTAAGGATTATGAAGTACTTTTCTAAATTCACTTCTTTCAAAGAAAATCACCTTATGAGGTCAGTTACTATAggtgttatttttataattattcccattttacagataggcaAATTGTagtagatagaattctgggcttAGTGTGAGGAAGACATGACTAATACTACCTAACTGtgtaattctgagcaagtcacttaactgctgtttgccataatccactggagaagaaaatggcaaacttttttagtatatttgccaagaaaaccatagaTGAGGTCAGAAACAATCAgacacaacaacaataacaaactatAATTTAATccagtttagtgacttgccttgATCCCAGTGTCAATAATgtaatttgaacctaggtctctTTGGATTCTAAGTTCAACATCTATTCCACTTTACTGTATTCCCTCTCAATTCAGGACCAGGAAATTTATAACTTCACTGAAATCACATGGATAGTAAATTACAAAGGCTAGGGTGGAACTTTTCTAttcactccaaatccaatgttcttttttcCATGGGCTACTTGGTGGGCTAAAAGAATGATGAGGCTTTCAGAGTGAGTAAATTAGAGACTGAGAAAATCTAATTTTGAAATGCTTATtgccattaagaaaaaaaaatcctttatatttTGGTCCCTTTATTGATGTGACTGTTTGAATAAAATATCAGATGCAGGAAGGAGGGGCTATCATTAACCCCTTTCTTAGAAAGGAGTTAGAAGAATAGTGTtaagagttgcaaaaagaaaaaagtaaagaaagaaaagaaaagatcatcaatgaaatattttaaaaggagagaagTGGGATCAgagaatatataatacataatgttcacattatataatgtgtgtatatgtattatacatgtatgaatatgtatgtatgattgtattatatatgcatatataccttTAAAGTATTATGCTATatattgaaaattcttttttgttctttgtatatagaaatgttcatatttgttgaagttgactacattttttaaaatggataaataaaagaataatatagtACATAGGTATCTCAGCAAAATCACATGTCAATCAATGttcatttactttaaaatttgttcAATATTACAAATACTTTAACATCAACATGCATTGAAATCGGATTGTTTTTCTTAGGACCCCAAATATTGATCGTCTTgcaaaggaaggaataaaactTCTGCAACACTTAGCAGCTGCCCCTCTGTGTACTCCCAGCAGAGCTGCTTTCCTGACCGGCAGACATGCCTTCAGATCAGGTCAGTACCTGCTGGTAATAAATAACTGAGTAAATTCTGGATTTTCATATCTTTTAGATCTATCTTTATCAATAAAGAGATGTACTGGGACTTTCTTAAAGGGGAAGTATATGcaggataaaaataaatgcatgtgTTCTACTCACTGAGTCTGCTGATATTATTtcacatgcattttttaaaattagtagtAACATTAATATATGTTTAAGGTGTTTTTAGAGAATCAAACATCTGTCTGTTGATGTTGGTAATAGTTAATTCCATTTTGGCCATCACAATGTGGGCATGACCTTGGTTCTCAGAGGCTGTGCAAAAGATTTCAAGCTCTGGTggattttactgaactagaaagtACTGAAATACAGTATTTTGAAGGATGTTATGTCTAGATCAACAAAAACTACAGCTAAAATTGGAAAGGTTCATTACCACTTAGTTGAATTATAATAAATCCTTTGCTCCCACTAGCTCTTTAAGATAATGGTGTACAAAAAAGGTAATCTCTTGATCCCAAAAGGGTTTTGGACTGCCATTACATGTATATAATCAACTAATCAAATAGTGAGGAGGATGAgttgcaacacacacacacacacacacacacacacacacacacacacacaccacagagTGATAGTCAATTATAAGGCTATTTTTGAATATAACTCAATCTATTTTTCACTCCTATCCATCCCTCTATCTGAGCTAATCTTAGCCTCTTAGGAAAGCTATAACCCTACTTTTAGCCACAGCAATATCTGTGAATGTGCTATTAGGAAAATTCTATGTCCTTTCCCAGAATACCTATGTCATCCAGAGCAGAGGAGTTATATTCACTGTCTACAAATGTCAGCAAAACTTTCAAGTGAAagcctgaaccaaattaaaatatgattgggaaatgtttaataaaacaaataaaaatacaacataggcAATATTAATCtgtagttttctaagttaatatacaactatttaattccatttctatttgaatatgACACTGCCCTAGATCATGTAATGGCTTTGGCAAATGTCCCTCTGAGTGTAGGCTCTGTACTAAAGGCCGTAAACCAAGAGATAAATCCCCTTTTCTTTTAcatgaaagagaatgaaatctCTTCATGATGTTCAGGCATAGATGGATCTCATTAAATTgttccccccctcaaaaaaaaagggTTCCTGCCTTCTTCTAGTTTACAATTTCAATGTCATCTTGacttttcattctcatttatcattttcattattaggTAGTcaactgctaaatcttgtcatttttgattctaaaataataataagtaatatttatataggacttactatctgccaggcattatgctaagcgttttataatcatctcatttgattctgagATATAGggttattattcctgttttatagatgacaaaatcaaggcaaacaaaagttaagccCCTTACCTGGGGTTACATAGCTGGTATATATGTAAAGTCAGATGTGACCCCAGGTTTTCTTAATTTATCTATAGTGTCATCTAACTGCCTGaatctatccctttctctctaaTCACATGACCACCACCATAATTCATATTTTGATAATCTTTTATCTAGGTTATTGGAAAAAGCTTCTAATTAGCCTTTTCATCTGATTTCCCCTTTACCCTCTCTAGTCTCTACAtatgtctgaaaaaaaaatttttctccaaaaaCTTATATCTGACCATGCCATTTCCCTACTCAATGAACTCTAGTGATTACCTATTGTTGCAAATGTTAAATCATTTTTACCTTCCATTTAttaatcctttattatttttctttaagttttataataaatatgcacaTGAAAGTTGGCATGGTACAGTGAAGAGATGAAATGGCCTTGAATCCAGAAAGACAGACTTGGATTTAGATGTCACCACTGATATTTACTGGAGTTGGGTCCCTGAGGAAGTACAACTCTAAGTGCTCCTAGATGACTTTCTAAAACTATAGTTTGCAGGGAATTTGCTGACCTGAGTCAAGAAATGCATATTTCTTAACCACAAGGAGTTCCGTAAACTAAGTGAATCACAGGCCCACTTCCTATCCCTTCCTATATTTATGTTTAAGGTATAGGATAGTTTTTTAGTAACAgggagagaaattttttttaaaaaaattgagaccattgCTCCAAGAACATCAAATAAATTGTAGGAGTGCTACAatctggaagaaagagaaagagagagagagagagagagagagagagagagagagagagagagagagaaaggagagaaaggaatagggagagggagggagaaagggagggaagaagagagaaagaaaggaaggaagaaggaaggaaagagagaaagaaaagataatgttaatatatggttttctaagtaaatatgcaGCCTGCAGATGTTCTCATATTGGATTTAATGGCCTACATTTTGATTAGAGTTTGACACCACAGGTCCTAAGTAAAGATAAGAAAAGCTTAAAATTACTTTTCAATTTTGCAAATTATAGTATCACTGCAATTTCTAATACTGGGGGTTTTAGAAtacccttactttttttttattcacaatttaaaataactaagggaaaaaaaagaggaaaatcattcTCTCTTTAATATATAATAGGAATGGACGCCACTAATGGATATCGTGCACTTCAATGGAATGCAGGTTCAGGAGGACTTCCTGCAAATGAAACAACTTTCGCAAAAATACTACAGCAGCAAGGATATGCAACAGGTCTTATAGGTACATATAAGAATGTTTTATCCAAATCACATTAGCActaaattgctttttattattagagaacttcatttatttctaagaacaaacaaaaaataattattatcccCTATAAAATCAAAGGTGGTTCTGATTTCTGTTAGATAATTCATAGCTATGTTATATTTTCAGGAGAATCAGTCTTTTTGATCTAAATTCCTACGGCAATGATTACTTTCTTTGTGCTATCCATGAATATTTAACTTCTTTCACTGGCCAAATTCTAATATAGTTTACACTtacaaattcaaagaatttttagAAGTTACACTTTtaccttcctgatttcagaaaTTACAGGGCTAGAATTGTCTTATCCTGTTGAACATATTTCAATTTactaaaataaagatttatttcatGGCACtttatagtatcttatttttttttaaaggtatagtcagaaaatattaaattcttttccCTGTGAATTAAAGCTGTAATTTCTCATATCTTATCAACCACAAAAGTATTTCTGAGTTCCTCATTATCTTCAACTTGGGATTCTAAGACTAAGTAaggtctttatttatttgttgtttctaccattttaaaaatcattgttcaCTTTGTATATTCTAATCTCCAGGTAAGGAATAGTTCTTTTATTTATAAGTCTatgaagggagagaaattaaaagattagACCACCAAGCAACATCGACTGATTCTTTATTTAAccacaattattaaaatatatattttatttttaaattttctagatttcttcctttattctttctcctcccccatcccttGTAAGggagaatttttctttaaagaaagaaaaaaaagcctagcagcaagagatagaaagagaaattccacttaaaataactgtaaacaatatGGGTATCTACCTgtcaaaacaaacccaggaactatacgaatacaattataaaacacttcatacaaataaagtcagttctaaaTAATTGGTCATAGCTAAAAAATTGCTCATAGataagccaagctaatataataaaaataataattctacctaaattagtttacttattcagtgtcataccaattaaactgtcaaaaaaatattttatagaattagaaaaaatagcaaaattcatctggaaaaagaaaagatcaagactatcaaaggaattaatgggaaaaaaatgcaaaggtcagtggcccaccagtaccagacctaaaactctattaaaaagcagcagtcgtcaaaactatctgatactggctaaaaaataaaagtagtagATCagtagattaggtacacaagacacaataaccaatgactatagtaatctactgcttgataaaatcaaagactccagttttgggaataagaactcactaattaacaaaaattgctgggaatacTAAAAAAcagtatgtcagaaacttggcatagatcaACCTCTCCCACCTCAtatcaaagaaagttaaaattgaTCACTTTAATCAAAACATTTCCTACCTTTTTGGTTGTAGAGTACTCAAAAGAGAGTTCAGAAAGAAACGGAAGAGATTGGTTAGATATAGGggagaaaaaagtttaaagaaaagagCAAATTATTACTTGAATATGTCAACATATTCAAGAAGAAATGTTTGTTATCGcttttattgaataaattttaaaatttcaattttgtttccttaGGATAGTATGGTCCCTTCATATCAAATATCATTGATAAAACTCTACTATTAATTATGTATACTATAAAATTAccttttatattgtattttcatctgtaaaataaactagggAATTTTGATCTCAGAGATACTCTGAAAGACTATTTAACactataaaacataattttaagattttttttttccttttgtttccagGAAAATGGCACCAAGGAGTAAACTGTGAATTCCGAAATGATCATTGCCACCATCCATTAAGCCAtggatttgattatttttatggcATGCCTTTCACACTTATAAATGATTGTCAAATAAACAAACCTCCAGAAGTAGATGCTGCCTTTAGAGCTAAACTTTGGGTTTGCACCCAGGTAATAGTCCTTGGGATGCTAACACTTACCATTGGTAAACTTTCTGGCTTAGTCTCAGTACCGTGGAAAATACTGATGAGTTTGATTACTCttagttttctgtttttcatttcctgGTACTCCAGTTTTGGATTTATAAGATACTGGAACTGTATCTTAATGAGAAACTATGAAATTACCGAACAACCAATGGTTTTAGAGAGAACAGCAACTCTCATGCTAAAGGAAGCAATTTCATTTATTGCCAGGTAatctaacttttattttcttaaagtatgTTCAAGAATTTCTTGGATTCTTGAATCTCATACATTGGTcttgtgaagttttttttaaaggttatatgataaattcatcaaagaaatccataacaaaaatattaatgaacATGGAAACCAATGCAACTTTTTCATATTAGTTTCAAATGACAGAAAGAATGTACTCAATAAATGTCTTGTCATACCTTTCTAAAATTTATCaatattgtttcttttagaaACAAGCATAGGCCATTCCTcctctttgtttctttgcttcaTGTCCATATTCCCCTTGTTACCACAAAACAATTTCTTGGGAAAAGCAAACATGGTTTATATGGAGACAATGTAGAAGAGATGGACTGGATGGTGGGTAAGTGAAagctatgattatttttataccttt
Encoded here:
- the LOC100931042 gene encoding arylsulfatase D, giving the protein MGVGGWTPVTERRGRCRLNDALIITCRTYFSILLVTYLLLGICAANDSKPNIVLIMADDLGIGDLGCYGNDTLRTPNIDRLAKEGIKLLQHLAAAPLCTPSRAAFLTGRHAFRSGMDATNGYRALQWNAGSGGLPANETTFAKILQQQGYATGLIGKWHQGVNCEFRNDHCHHPLSHGFDYFYGMPFTLINDCQINKPPEVDAAFRAKLWVCTQVIVLGMLTLTIGKLSGLVSVPWKILMSLITLSFLFFISWYSSFGFIRYWNCILMRNYEITEQPMVLERTATLMLKEAISFIARNKHRPFLLFVSLLHVHIPLVTTKQFLGKSKHGLYGDNVEEMDWMVGKILDAIEKEGLKNTTFIYFTSDHGGHLEAREGHVQLGGSNGIFKGGKGMGGWEGGIRVPGIFRWPGVLPAGQEIDEPTSLMDIYPTVVHLGRGEMPHDRVIDGHNLIPLLQGTVKHSEHHFLFHYCGIHLHAARWHQKDSNKVWKVHYVTPNFHPEGAGACYGRGVCPCSGEHVTYHDPPLLFDLSSDPSETSPLSPDTEPFYYTVIERLREAIRKHQKTLHPVSQQFSMNNIMWKPWLQPCCGTFPFCSCDKEADNEHITL